A single region of the Scyliorhinus torazame isolate Kashiwa2021f chromosome 30, sScyTor2.1, whole genome shotgun sequence genome encodes:
- the islr2 gene encoding immunoglobulin superfamily containing leucine-rich repeat protein 2 isoform X2, with product MFQNSICNAVWKRIAVRKGWQRVKMDMRLLFLSACCLAALGVAHACPEPCVCQDKYSHQFADCAYKNFAAVPEGLPHNVTTLSLSANKIQALLRDSFADLGQVSSLWLAHNQIARIEEGTLAPLLQLKNLDLSHNQIVEFPWEDLYNLSALQLLKMNNNLMATLPRNAFTNLKDLRSLRINSNMFQTLHQGTFDSLSSLSHLQIYSNPFSCDCHLEWLRGWVLKALISIPEKQDVQCSEPEDLRGTPVVEMPQLHCIAPGVSLSSQPSNPKAEFSEGSSLALHCNASGNPPPHIQWKIRTVSKEIELNEANGQEEGEEEEEGEDEEVRDGLLSLKSKQSGGRFVLLKNGTLIIPHLSQSEEGRYTCLASNPMGSNQSTLNVLVTPATPSPKYDPGYSKDPILSPSGGKPHLKLAKNSVLKPGGKDRAVGITTIASIPAGAGTMGTPAAQMCSQKAGSHYISNHAFNQSSQMKQHTFEFGVIALEVSETDARVRLTPFRNSPSNNLQMLYLCTQEGGKGAAMVQWSMIESGVNSYRFQDLNPGSNYTLCLTYSGRDCQVQVVFTTRRKIPSLLIMVVVSCFLLALATIPLLGASCCHLLYKYQGKTYKLIVKSQAAPELEPQPPGSPLPASEKLYPASETGEGSVAPGSIPTSFSKATQEEFEAGSEYSDRLPLGAEAVNISQEINGNYRRPAR from the exons ATGTTTCAAAATAGCATTTGCAACGCTGTGTGGAAACGAATTGCTGTTCGAAAGGGCTGGCAG AGGGTGAAGATGGATATGAGGTTGCTGTTTCTGAGCGCCTGTTGCCTGGCCGCTCTGGGGGTGGCGCATGCCTGCCCAGAGCCCTGTGTGTGCCAGGACAAGTATTCACACCAGTTCGCGGACTGCGCCTACAAGAACTTCGCCGCGGTCCCCGAGGGCCTCCCGCACAACGTGACCACCCTGAGCCTGTCGGCCAACAAGATCCAGGCGCTGCTCCGGGATTCCTTCGCCGACTTGGGGCAGGTGAGCTCCCTGTGGCTGGCACACAACCAGATCGCCAGGATCGAGGAGGGCACCCTGGCGCCCTTGCTGCAGCTCAAGAACCTCGACCTGAGCCACAACCAGATCGTGGAGTTCCCCTGGGAGGACCTGTACAACCTGAGCGCCCTGCAGCTCCTCAAGATGAACAATAACCTGATGGCCACCCTCCCCAGGAACGCCTTCACCAACCTCAAGGACCTGCGCTCCTTACGCATCAACAGCAACATGTTCCagaccctccaccagggcaccttcgaCTCCCTcagctccctgtcccacctccagatctacagcaacccCTTCTCTTGCGACTGCCACCTGGAATGGCTAAGGGGCTGGGTCCTCAAGGCGCTTATCTCCATCCCGGAGAAGCAGGATGTCCAGTGCTCGGAGCCCGAGGATCTCAGGGGGACGCCGGTGGTGGAGATGCCCCAGTTACACTGCATTGCCCCCGGGGTTTCCCTCAGCTCCCAGCCCAGTAACCCCAAGGCAGAGTTCAGCGAGGGCTCCAGCCTGGCCCTCCACTGCAACGCCAGCGGCAACCCCCCACCACACATCCAGTGGAAGATCCGGACAGTCAGCAAGGAGATTGAGCTGAACGAGGCCAATgggcaggaggagggagaggaggaggaggagggggaggacgaGGAGGTGAGGGATGGGCTCCTCAGCCTGAAGAGCAAGCAGAGTGGGGGGCGCTTCGTCCTCCTCAAGAATGGGACCCTCATCATCCCCCACTTGAGCCAATCGGAGGAGGGTCGCTACACCTGCCTGGCCAGCAACCCAATGGGCAGCAACCAGTCCACCCTCAATGTGCtggtgacccctgccaccccctcccccaagtaCGACCCAGGCTACAGCAAGGACCCCATCCTGAGCCCCAGCGGTGGCAAGCCCCACCTGAAGTTGGCCAAGAACAGTGTCCTCAAGCCAGGGGGCAAGGACAGGGCAGTGGGCATTACCACCATTGCCAGCATCCCGGCCGGGGCGGGCACCATGGGCACCCCCGCTGCCCAGATGTGCTCCCAGAAGGCAGGCAGTCACTACATCTCCAACCACGCCTTCAACCAGAGTTCCCAGATGAAGCAGCACACCTTTGAATTCGGGGTGATCGCCCTGGAGGTGAGCGAGACGGATGCCAGGGTGAGGCTAACCCCTTTCCGGAATTCGCCCAGCAACAACCTGCAGATGCTGTACCTCTGCACCCAGGAGGGGGGCAAGGGGGCCGCCATGGTGCAATGGTCAATGATTGAGAGTGGAGTCAACTCTTACCGCTTCCAGGACCTGAACCCCGGCTCCAATTACACCCTGTGCCTCACCTACAGCGGGAGAGACTGCCAGGTACAAGTGGTGTTCACCACCAGGAGGAAGATCCCATCCCTGCTCATCATGGTGGTGGTCAGCTGTTTTCTCCTGGCCCTGGCCACCATCCCTCTGCTGGGGGCTTCCTGCTGCCACCTCCTCTACAAGTACCAAGGCAAGACCTACAAACTCATCGTGAAGAGCCAAGCTGCCCCCGAGCTGGAGCCCCAGCCCCCCGGCTCCCCCCTGCCGGCCTCTGAGAAGCTGTACCCGGCCAGCGAGACTGGCGAGGGCAGTGTGGCCCCCGGCTCCATCCCCACCTCCTTCAGCAAAGCCACCCAGGAGGAGTTCGAGGCGGGATCGGAGTACAGCGACCGCCTGCCCCTGGGCGCCGAGGCCGTCAATATCAGCCAGGAAATTAACGGCAACTACAGGCGGCCGGCGCGCTGA
- the islr2 gene encoding immunoglobulin superfamily containing leucine-rich repeat protein 2 isoform X1 has product MTWAQIPTALGVSWPTEAIKLLRQTRVKMDMRLLFLSACCLAALGVAHACPEPCVCQDKYSHQFADCAYKNFAAVPEGLPHNVTTLSLSANKIQALLRDSFADLGQVSSLWLAHNQIARIEEGTLAPLLQLKNLDLSHNQIVEFPWEDLYNLSALQLLKMNNNLMATLPRNAFTNLKDLRSLRINSNMFQTLHQGTFDSLSSLSHLQIYSNPFSCDCHLEWLRGWVLKALISIPEKQDVQCSEPEDLRGTPVVEMPQLHCIAPGVSLSSQPSNPKAEFSEGSSLALHCNASGNPPPHIQWKIRTVSKEIELNEANGQEEGEEEEEGEDEEVRDGLLSLKSKQSGGRFVLLKNGTLIIPHLSQSEEGRYTCLASNPMGSNQSTLNVLVTPATPSPKYDPGYSKDPILSPSGGKPHLKLAKNSVLKPGGKDRAVGITTIASIPAGAGTMGTPAAQMCSQKAGSHYISNHAFNQSSQMKQHTFEFGVIALEVSETDARVRLTPFRNSPSNNLQMLYLCTQEGGKGAAMVQWSMIESGVNSYRFQDLNPGSNYTLCLTYSGRDCQVQVVFTTRRKIPSLLIMVVVSCFLLALATIPLLGASCCHLLYKYQGKTYKLIVKSQAAPELEPQPPGSPLPASEKLYPASETGEGSVAPGSIPTSFSKATQEEFEAGSEYSDRLPLGAEAVNISQEINGNYRRPAR; this is encoded by the exons ATGACCTGGGCTCAAATTCCGACAGCTCTCGGTGTGTCCTGGCCGACAGAAGCGATCAAACTCCTCCGCCAAACG AGGGTGAAGATGGATATGAGGTTGCTGTTTCTGAGCGCCTGTTGCCTGGCCGCTCTGGGGGTGGCGCATGCCTGCCCAGAGCCCTGTGTGTGCCAGGACAAGTATTCACACCAGTTCGCGGACTGCGCCTACAAGAACTTCGCCGCGGTCCCCGAGGGCCTCCCGCACAACGTGACCACCCTGAGCCTGTCGGCCAACAAGATCCAGGCGCTGCTCCGGGATTCCTTCGCCGACTTGGGGCAGGTGAGCTCCCTGTGGCTGGCACACAACCAGATCGCCAGGATCGAGGAGGGCACCCTGGCGCCCTTGCTGCAGCTCAAGAACCTCGACCTGAGCCACAACCAGATCGTGGAGTTCCCCTGGGAGGACCTGTACAACCTGAGCGCCCTGCAGCTCCTCAAGATGAACAATAACCTGATGGCCACCCTCCCCAGGAACGCCTTCACCAACCTCAAGGACCTGCGCTCCTTACGCATCAACAGCAACATGTTCCagaccctccaccagggcaccttcgaCTCCCTcagctccctgtcccacctccagatctacagcaacccCTTCTCTTGCGACTGCCACCTGGAATGGCTAAGGGGCTGGGTCCTCAAGGCGCTTATCTCCATCCCGGAGAAGCAGGATGTCCAGTGCTCGGAGCCCGAGGATCTCAGGGGGACGCCGGTGGTGGAGATGCCCCAGTTACACTGCATTGCCCCCGGGGTTTCCCTCAGCTCCCAGCCCAGTAACCCCAAGGCAGAGTTCAGCGAGGGCTCCAGCCTGGCCCTCCACTGCAACGCCAGCGGCAACCCCCCACCACACATCCAGTGGAAGATCCGGACAGTCAGCAAGGAGATTGAGCTGAACGAGGCCAATgggcaggaggagggagaggaggaggaggagggggaggacgaGGAGGTGAGGGATGGGCTCCTCAGCCTGAAGAGCAAGCAGAGTGGGGGGCGCTTCGTCCTCCTCAAGAATGGGACCCTCATCATCCCCCACTTGAGCCAATCGGAGGAGGGTCGCTACACCTGCCTGGCCAGCAACCCAATGGGCAGCAACCAGTCCACCCTCAATGTGCtggtgacccctgccaccccctcccccaagtaCGACCCAGGCTACAGCAAGGACCCCATCCTGAGCCCCAGCGGTGGCAAGCCCCACCTGAAGTTGGCCAAGAACAGTGTCCTCAAGCCAGGGGGCAAGGACAGGGCAGTGGGCATTACCACCATTGCCAGCATCCCGGCCGGGGCGGGCACCATGGGCACCCCCGCTGCCCAGATGTGCTCCCAGAAGGCAGGCAGTCACTACATCTCCAACCACGCCTTCAACCAGAGTTCCCAGATGAAGCAGCACACCTTTGAATTCGGGGTGATCGCCCTGGAGGTGAGCGAGACGGATGCCAGGGTGAGGCTAACCCCTTTCCGGAATTCGCCCAGCAACAACCTGCAGATGCTGTACCTCTGCACCCAGGAGGGGGGCAAGGGGGCCGCCATGGTGCAATGGTCAATGATTGAGAGTGGAGTCAACTCTTACCGCTTCCAGGACCTGAACCCCGGCTCCAATTACACCCTGTGCCTCACCTACAGCGGGAGAGACTGCCAGGTACAAGTGGTGTTCACCACCAGGAGGAAGATCCCATCCCTGCTCATCATGGTGGTGGTCAGCTGTTTTCTCCTGGCCCTGGCCACCATCCCTCTGCTGGGGGCTTCCTGCTGCCACCTCCTCTACAAGTACCAAGGCAAGACCTACAAACTCATCGTGAAGAGCCAAGCTGCCCCCGAGCTGGAGCCCCAGCCCCCCGGCTCCCCCCTGCCGGCCTCTGAGAAGCTGTACCCGGCCAGCGAGACTGGCGAGGGCAGTGTGGCCCCCGGCTCCATCCCCACCTCCTTCAGCAAAGCCACCCAGGAGGAGTTCGAGGCGGGATCGGAGTACAGCGACCGCCTGCCCCTGGGCGCCGAGGCCGTCAATATCAGCCAGGAAATTAACGGCAACTACAGGCGGCCGGCGCGCTGA